In Methanonatronarchaeum sp. AMET-Sl, one genomic interval encodes:
- a CDS encoding sugar phosphate nucleotidyltransferase has protein sequence MDAIVLAGGFATRLWPLTRDKAKPLLPLGEKEIVDYLLDELVGEERVDKVYLSTNKKFREDFQLYLNSRDYRDVEVVVEDSIKEGEKLGAIGALHQLVTSRNLDGPLLIVAGDNYVSFSLSEFIDFYLEGEGSCLAAYDLEGDPSQFGVLEVDGERVVDFEEKPSEPKSNLISIAFYLLSSKGVKNLDTYMNEGLNPDSPGYFIEWLINHEDVRAFKFEGNWFDIGTPKGYIDAYTTVVAENTFVSTEIESSNVNRSYIENSLIENSTINDSIIVGESKVKNCELNRVIVDGEEIVDKEIKNKVISDKKTKNKE, from the coding sequence ATGGATGCAATTGTGCTTGCAGGGGGATTTGCAACAAGGCTATGGCCACTAACTAGGGATAAGGCGAAGCCTTTGCTACCGTTAGGTGAGAAAGAGATTGTTGATTACCTATTGGATGAATTAGTTGGAGAAGAGAGGGTTGACAAAGTCTATCTCTCAACAAACAAAAAATTCCGAGAGGATTTTCAGTTATACCTAAACTCTAGAGATTACAGAGATGTTGAGGTTGTTGTTGAAGACTCGATTAAAGAAGGTGAGAAACTGGGGGCAATCGGTGCACTTCACCAATTAGTTACCTCCAGAAACCTAGATGGTCCTTTATTGATAGTTGCTGGTGACAACTACGTCTCTTTTTCTTTATCAGAATTTATCGATTTCTATTTAGAAGGAGAGGGTTCTTGTTTAGCTGCATATGACCTTGAAGGAGATCCAAGCCAGTTTGGGGTTCTAGAAGTTGATGGAGAGAGGGTAGTTGATTTTGAAGAAAAACCCAGTGAACCCAAATCTAATTTAATAAGCATTGCTTTCTACTTACTTTCAAGTAAGGGGGTTAAAAACCTTGATACTTATATGAATGAAGGATTGAATCCGGATTCCCCCGGCTACTTTATCGAGTGGTTGATAAACCATGAAGATGTAAGGGCATTTAAGTTTGAAGGAAACTGGTTTGATATAGGAACTCCGAAAGGATATATAGATGCATACACTACTGTCGTAGCTGAAAACACATTTGTATCAACTGAAATAGAGTCATCTAATGTAAATAGGTCCTATATAGAGAACTCATTGATAGAGAACTCAACCATCAATGACAGCATTATCGTGGGAGAATCAAAGGTAAAAAACTGTGAACTAAATAGAGTTATAGTTGATGGTGAAGAAATAGTTGACAAGGAAATAAAAAACAAAGTAATCAGTGATAAAAAAACAAAAAACAAAGAATGA
- the nifB gene encoding nitrogenase cofactor biosynthesis protein NifB encodes MNKENYLSVNIDGKEVPFDPEQLRKIQSHPCFSEKACSRFGRMHLPVAPKCNIQCNYCIRKYDCVNETRPGVSSDVLTPQQSLERADEVFKKYPYIKVVGVAGPGEPLYNPETYETLRLIKEKYPNKILCISTNGLLLPEKIKELDEIGVSNLTITINAVDPEIGKEIYTYIKHNGKEYRGKEAAEILIEKQLEGLEKAMETDMIIKVNTVLIPTINEEHIPDIAKKIHEKGVYLQNITPLIPQYKLEDIEPPTRQQKKEIQEKCSEYVRQMKHCRQCRSDAVGKLGEDKSCQQKTNKKEK; translated from the coding sequence TTGAATAAAGAAAACTACCTATCCGTAAACATAGACGGGAAGGAAGTACCCTTCGACCCCGAACAACTCAGAAAGATACAGAGCCATCCATGTTTTAGCGAGAAAGCATGCAGTCGGTTCGGACGGATGCATCTCCCGGTCGCACCAAAATGCAACATACAATGCAACTACTGCATACGCAAATATGACTGCGTAAACGAAACCAGGCCCGGCGTATCCAGCGACGTACTGACCCCACAACAATCATTAGAAAGAGCAGACGAAGTATTCAAAAAATATCCATACATCAAAGTAGTAGGGGTGGCCGGGCCTGGCGAACCCCTCTACAATCCAGAGACATACGAAACCCTCCGATTAATCAAAGAAAAATATCCAAACAAAATATTATGCATCAGTACAAACGGATTACTCCTACCAGAGAAAATAAAAGAACTGGATGAAATAGGAGTATCAAACCTAACAATAACAATCAACGCTGTAGACCCAGAAATAGGCAAAGAAATATACACATACATAAAACACAACGGCAAAGAATACAGAGGAAAAGAAGCAGCAGAAATATTAATCGAAAAACAGTTAGAGGGTTTAGAGAAAGCAATGGAAACAGACATGATAATCAAGGTCAACACAGTTTTAATACCAACAATAAACGAAGAACACATACCGGATATTGCGAAGAAAATACACGAAAAAGGAGTCTACCTACAAAACATAACTCCCTTGATACCACAATACAAACTAGAAGACATAGAACCCCCAACAAGACAACAAAAAAAAGAGATACAAGAAAAATGTAGTGAATATGTACGTCAAATGAAACACTGCCGTCAATGCCGGTCAGACGCTGTAGGCAAGTTAGGAGAAGACAAATCCTGTCAACAAAAAACCAACAAAAAAGAAAAATAA
- the mcrC gene encoding methyl-coenzyme M reductase I operon protein C: MKKGIGRKCRIVDCRETAGLAKTGGLAQRNTVAESPSRDVIAIAMGPGRRHITKPICEITYALREEGIDTSVIVLNAGSGVPTDAPARTMGTFGLEPEEIKKIEQFKLAVIHLGNVKNHIIYKARLVLRNVDIPAICVTQCPVDFEDFASIGIKTRKAMPPDNETKTKGEVVEIVSGIIRGEACPQSKLDEVIRKVKENLIIIEQKTGEKQIAE; the protein is encoded by the coding sequence TTGAAAAAAGGAATCGGCAGGAAATGCCGTATAGTTGATTGCAGAGAAACCGCAGGCCTAGCTAAAACCGGTGGACTAGCTCAAAGGAACACCGTTGCCGAATCTCCCTCCCGAGACGTAATAGCTATCGCCATGGGGCCTGGACGTAGACATATAACAAAACCAATATGTGAAATAACATATGCATTAAGGGAAGAAGGTATAGATACAAGCGTTATTGTTCTAAATGCCGGTAGTGGTGTGCCTACAGATGCTCCCGCACGAACAATGGGTACCTTCGGTTTGGAGCCAGAGGAAATCAAAAAGATAGAGCAATTTAAGTTAGCTGTAATACATCTAGGGAACGTTAAAAACCACATAATCTATAAAGCCAGGCTTGTTTTAAGAAATGTTGACATACCAGCTATCTGCGTTACCCAATGTCCAGTTGATTTCGAGGATTTTGCATCGATAGGTATCAAAACACGGAAAGCCATGCCACCAGATAATGAAACAAAAACAAAAGGAGAAGTCGTTGAAATCGTTTCGGGAATTATAAGGGGTGAGGCATGTCCACAAAGCAAGTTAGATGAAGTCATACGTAAAGTGAAAGAAAACCTGATTATTATAGAACAAAAAACCGGTGAAAAACAGATAGCCGAATAA
- the thsA gene encoding thermosome subunit alpha → MSMRQPVFILSEDTKRTRGKDAQENNINAAKAVASAVRTTLGPKGMDKMLVDTLGDVIITNDGVTILKEMDIEHPAAKMVVEVAKTQEDEVGDGTTTAVVIAGELLKQSQELLEQDVHPTIIASGLRQASAKCQQILEEDIAIDVSVDDEEILMKVGETAMTGKGAETARDTLRELVVKAITSVADKTEDGYQVDVENVKVQKKVGGRAQDTQLVDGMIIDKEKVHPGMPDSVENAKIALISAPIEHKETEVDAEIQITNPDQLQQFLDEEEKMLKKLVNKIKESGANVVFCQKGIDDMAQHYLAKEGILAVRRAKKSDLKKLARATGGNVVSNIDEIEPSDLGQAGNVKENKISGESMLFVTECKNPKAVSLLVRGGTEHVVDEVERALEDALKVVAVAVEDGKVVAGGGAPEVELAHRLREYAASVGGREQLAVEAFANALEIVPRTLAENAGLDPIDALVDLRSKHEAGEKAAGLNVFDGEVIDMWEAGVVEPLRVKTQAVDSASEAAVMILRIDDVISGGSGSSGDEPDMPGGGGMPGGMGGMGGMGGMM, encoded by the coding sequence ATGTCTATGAGACAACCAGTTTTTATACTTAGTGAAGATACAAAGAGAACAAGAGGAAAAGACGCTCAAGAAAACAACATAAACGCAGCCAAAGCCGTAGCAAGCGCAGTCCGAACAACACTCGGACCAAAAGGCATGGACAAAATGCTCGTCGACACACTAGGAGACGTAATAATCACCAACGACGGAGTAACCATACTAAAAGAAATGGACATCGAACACCCAGCAGCCAAAATGGTCGTAGAAGTCGCAAAAACACAAGAAGACGAAGTAGGCGACGGAACAACAACAGCAGTCGTAATAGCAGGCGAACTACTAAAACAATCACAAGAACTACTAGAACAAGACGTACACCCAACAATAATAGCATCAGGACTAAGACAAGCATCAGCAAAATGCCAACAAATACTTGAAGAAGACATCGCAATCGACGTATCAGTAGACGACGAAGAAATACTAATGAAAGTCGGAGAAACAGCAATGACAGGCAAAGGAGCCGAAACCGCAAGAGACACCCTACGAGAACTAGTCGTAAAAGCAATAACATCAGTCGCAGATAAAACAGAAGACGGATACCAAGTCGACGTAGAAAACGTAAAAGTACAGAAAAAAGTTGGTGGACGTGCACAAGACACCCAACTTGTCGACGGCATGATAATAGATAAAGAAAAAGTCCATCCAGGAATGCCAGACTCAGTAGAAAACGCAAAAATCGCATTAATCAGCGCACCAATCGAACACAAAGAAACAGAAGTCGACGCAGAAATACAAATCACAAACCCAGACCAACTACAACAATTCCTCGACGAAGAAGAAAAAATGCTCAAAAAACTAGTCAACAAAATCAAAGAAAGCGGAGCAAACGTAGTATTCTGCCAAAAAGGAATAGACGACATGGCACAACACTACCTAGCAAAAGAAGGAATACTAGCCGTAAGAAGAGCCAAAAAATCAGACCTCAAAAAACTAGCCCGAGCAACAGGCGGAAACGTCGTATCCAACATCGACGAAATAGAACCATCCGACCTAGGACAAGCCGGAAACGTAAAAGAAAACAAAATATCAGGCGAAAGCATGCTCTTCGTAACAGAATGCAAAAACCCAAAAGCCGTCTCACTACTAGTAAGAGGAGGAACCGAACACGTAGTAGACGAAGTAGAAAGAGCACTAGAAGACGCATTAAAAGTAGTCGCAGTAGCTGTTGAAGATGGTAAGGTTGTTGCTGGTGGAGGTGCTCCTGAAGTTGAGTTGGCTCACAGGCTACGTGAGTATGCTGCATCTGTTGGAGGAAGAGAACAACTAGCAGTAGAAGCCTTCGCAAACGCACTGGAAATCGTACCAAGAACACTAGCAGAAAACGCAGGACTCGACCCAATCGACGCATTAGTCGACCTAAGAAGCAAACACGAAGCAGGAGAAAAAGCCGCAGGCCTCAACGTATTCGACGGCGAGGTAATTGATATGTGGGAAGCTGGAGTCGTAGAGCCATTGAGAGTTAAAACACAAGCAGTAGACTCCGCCTCAGAAGCAGCCGTAATGATCCTAAGAATCGACGACGTAATCTCCGGAGGAAGCGGAAGCTCCGGAGACGAACCCGACATGCCAGGCGGCGGCGGAATGCCCGGCGGCATGGGCGGAATGGGCGGAATGGGCGGAATGATGTAA
- a CDS encoding AMP-binding protein, with protein sequence MELEKFVKNNVYRRSEGLGLRGSSVGRGEIDRYKEFMVFENLKYAFDNSRFYRELFNEEGVVPGEVGSLVEFRERVPLTSIDDVIGSHYRFMAVTRNDIFRGFTDGGKRVLYTKEELKHLVMSISAGLETVGLNKDDRLLITFPKETEWGCPFLVKMAAEESDCTVKHTDHLTAEKQIEEMNEFQPTAVIGSHPYLYTLAKTIDRMDGLDLGEVDIERMVMSRGCVYYPFNEEIRSEVERIYGCDVYDHYGTTETGFAVAIECPEKDGLHINEGDFYAEVIDPDTLEPLPYGEEGELVITTLNREGMPMIRYRTGDITSIEKNQHGCGSILMRLDGINGEVGSKYSSSQGMPLF encoded by the coding sequence ATGGAATTGGAAAAATTTGTGAAAAATAATGTTTATAGGCGGAGTGAAGGTTTGGGGTTGAGAGGGTCGTCGGTTGGTCGGGGTGAGATAGATAGGTATAAGGAGTTTATGGTTTTTGAGAACTTGAAGTATGCTTTTGATAACTCTAGGTTTTATCGTGAGTTGTTTAATGAGGAGGGGGTTGTTCCTGGTGAGGTTGGTAGTTTGGTTGAGTTTAGGGAGAGGGTGCCGTTAACTTCTATTGATGATGTTATTGGAAGTCATTATCGTTTTATGGCGGTAACTCGGAATGATATATTTCGTGGGTTTACTGATGGTGGTAAGAGGGTTTTGTATACTAAGGAAGAGCTTAAACACTTGGTTATGTCTATATCGGCTGGTTTGGAGACTGTTGGTTTGAATAAGGATGATCGTTTATTGATTACTTTTCCGAAAGAGACTGAGTGGGGCTGTCCTTTTTTAGTTAAGATGGCTGCTGAGGAAAGTGATTGCACGGTAAAACATACTGATCATTTGACGGCTGAAAAACAGATTGAAGAGATGAATGAGTTTCAGCCTACGGCAGTTATAGGGTCTCATCCATATCTATATACTTTGGCTAAAACTATCGATCGAATGGATGGTCTTGATTTAGGTGAGGTGGATATTGAGAGGATGGTGATGTCAAGGGGGTGTGTTTACTATCCTTTTAATGAAGAGATACGTAGTGAGGTTGAGAGGATTTATGGCTGTGATGTGTATGACCATTATGGGACTACTGAAACGGGTTTTGCTGTTGCTATTGAGTGTCCTGAGAAAGATGGCCTTCATATAAATGAGGGTGATTTTTATGCAGAGGTAATAGATCCTGATACTTTGGAGCCATTGCCTTATGGAGAGGAGGGGGAGTTGGTTATAACTACGTTGAATAGGGAGGGAATGCCGATGATTAGGTATCGTACGGGGGATATTACTTCTATAGAAAAGAACCAGCATGGATGTGGTTCTATATTGATGAGGTTGGATGGTATAAATGGAGAGGTGGGAAGTAAGTATTCTTCGTCGCAGGGAATGCCGTTGTTCTAA
- the atwA gene encoding methyl coenzyme M reductase system, component A2 yields MSDEFIRVKNLTKRFDDVTALNNVNLSIGKGEIYGLMGKSGAGKSVLMHAIRGSTEYKPQEGQIIFNLLVCPECMWVEPAGSSSTCPRCQEEMEQQDVDYWNANRDLFRAIRSRIAIMLQRSFSLFGDKSTIENVLEAINDPYMTKSEKAEFAMNLLEKVDMTHRTTHIARDLSGGEKQRVVLARQLAKKPMLLLADEPTGTLDPKSADTVHNMLSYKADREGLTVITASHWPDVIRDISDRGAWLESGELVKEGSPEEITEEFIKIQGPTAPKEVDFEDTIVRVQDAKKYFYSVKRGVVKAVDGVSLEIDEKEIFGLVGWSGSGKTTLARMISGITEPDNGDVEVRIGDDWIDMSKKGPRGKGRATPHLEILHQEHSLHPYSTVFENLSTAIGTKLPEEFVRIKAQETLEGLGMTESRVESILDSLPRSLSVGEDQRVALAQVLMKEPTLNILDEPAGTLDPVTKAEVAESIVSAREELGATFLIISHDKDFILDTCDRACLMSNGKIVVSGDPEKVVNKLVEEKEVQV; encoded by the coding sequence ATGTCGGACGAATTTATTAGGGTCAAAAATCTCACTAAGCGATTTGACGATGTTACCGCATTAAACAATGTTAACTTATCGATTGGTAAGGGTGAAATATACGGCCTCATGGGTAAAAGCGGTGCTGGAAAATCAGTATTGATGCATGCAATTAGAGGTAGTACCGAATATAAACCCCAGGAAGGGCAGATTATCTTTAATCTATTAGTCTGTCCTGAATGTATGTGGGTCGAGCCTGCAGGGTCGTCCTCAACCTGTCCTAGATGTCAAGAAGAAATGGAGCAGCAAGATGTGGATTACTGGAACGCTAACAGAGATCTATTTAGGGCGATTAGGTCTCGAATCGCTATAATGCTACAACGGAGTTTCTCACTTTTCGGAGACAAATCAACGATTGAGAACGTGCTTGAAGCAATCAACGACCCATATATGACAAAATCAGAGAAAGCTGAGTTTGCTATGAATCTGCTTGAAAAAGTCGATATGACCCATCGAACCACCCATATCGCTAGAGATCTCAGTGGTGGTGAAAAACAACGTGTTGTTCTAGCTAGACAACTAGCTAAAAAACCGATGTTGCTTTTAGCCGACGAGCCCACAGGAACACTTGACCCAAAAAGTGCAGACACGGTTCACAACATGCTTAGTTATAAAGCAGATAGAGAAGGTCTAACAGTTATAACTGCATCTCACTGGCCCGATGTAATCCGAGACATCAGTGACAGAGGTGCCTGGCTCGAATCAGGTGAATTAGTTAAAGAAGGCTCTCCTGAAGAGATAACAGAAGAGTTCATTAAAATCCAAGGCCCTACAGCTCCAAAAGAAGTAGATTTCGAAGACACTATAGTAAGAGTTCAAGATGCGAAAAAATATTTCTATTCAGTTAAACGTGGTGTCGTTAAAGCGGTAGATGGTGTTTCACTAGAAATCGATGAAAAAGAGATATTTGGTTTAGTAGGTTGGAGCGGTTCAGGAAAAACAACTCTAGCGAGAATGATATCTGGAATAACTGAGCCTGATAACGGAGATGTCGAGGTACGTATAGGGGATGACTGGATAGATATGTCTAAAAAAGGCCCTAGAGGTAAAGGTAGGGCAACACCGCACCTTGAGATATTACATCAAGAACACTCCCTCCATCCTTATTCAACGGTTTTTGAAAACCTCTCCACAGCTATAGGCACCAAACTACCTGAAGAGTTCGTTCGAATAAAAGCCCAAGAAACACTTGAAGGCCTTGGAATGACCGAGTCAAGAGTTGAATCGATACTTGATTCACTCCCAAGATCTCTAAGCGTTGGTGAAGACCAACGTGTAGCACTAGCACAGGTCTTGATGAAAGAACCCACCCTAAACATCCTTGACGAACCGGCTGGAACACTTGACCCGGTGACTAAAGCAGAAGTCGCAGAATCAATTGTAAGTGCAAGAGAAGAGTTGGGGGCAACTTTCTTGATAATAAGCCACGATAAAGACTTTATTTTAGATACATGTGACCGTGCCTGCCTAATGAGCAACGGTAAGATAGTTGTATCTGGGGATCCGGAAAAGGTTGTTAATAAGTTGGTTGAAGAGAAGGAGGTTCAGGTTTGA
- a CDS encoding respiratory nitrate reductase subunit gamma, with protein MFIGSHFYSGVSFLAIMAVALITVFIFGAGLLWKFNIYGKGSREWMGDADETGVKNFLKSFAHSADAKPGIKNIVINGLLQKRLYNRSKYRWVMHMSIFWGFMALFILSIYLLLYEIITYYILGWPIDHFIAEKESLHVAIWGNLFGIILMIGLIIAVVNRFVGEPTKRLSSAYDWGPLVFLIIVNITGFLAAFAREEPFYGHFPEIFAGSWEFLGGAITSTEIALGHGVISLIFLAILPFTKFMHFFAVPLTQMANYGEEYKPRKAYGKKHEPET; from the coding sequence ATGTTTATTGGTAGTCATTTCTATAGTGGGGTCAGTTTCCTAGCAATAATGGCAGTCGCGTTAATCACGGTCTTCATTTTTGGAGCTGGACTCCTCTGGAAATTCAATATATACGGAAAAGGGTCACGCGAATGGATGGGAGACGCAGACGAAACTGGTGTTAAAAACTTCTTAAAAAGCTTTGCACACTCGGCCGACGCAAAACCCGGAATAAAAAACATAGTTATAAACGGATTACTCCAAAAAAGACTCTATAACAGAAGCAAGTACCGATGGGTAATGCACATGTCCATTTTCTGGGGATTCATGGCACTATTCATACTCTCAATCTATCTACTTCTCTACGAAATAATAACATACTACATACTAGGATGGCCAATCGACCACTTCATAGCCGAAAAAGAATCACTGCATGTAGCAATCTGGGGCAACCTATTCGGAATTATACTAATGATCGGCTTAATAATCGCTGTAGTGAACAGGTTTGTTGGAGAGCCAACCAAAAGATTATCAAGCGCATACGATTGGGGGCCATTGGTATTCTTAATAATAGTTAACATAACCGGTTTCCTTGCTGCATTCGCTCGAGAAGAACCATTCTACGGCCATTTCCCAGAGATATTCGCTGGAAGCTGGGAGTTCCTAGGAGGCGCAATAACAAGTACAGAAATAGCGTTAGGACACGGCGTTATATCATTAATATTCCTAGCAATACTACCGTTCACCAAATTCATGCACTTCTTCGCAGTACCACTGACACAGATGGCGAATTATGGAGAGGAATACAAGCCAAGAAAGGCTTATGGAAAAAAACACGAACCAGAAACATAA
- a CDS encoding (Fe-S)-binding protein, whose translation MAKNEPNIDFKALEAKSIMELDACTRCGECEDICPTKDATDDIDVAPRSKINRWRQFINRNYGLKAKIFGPDPVEPEEIEKFRDDLYTCTTCGSCKEVCPVNIDTVELWESLRQNLVLAGEGPYGKQAKFTEILQKYSNPYMEEKEERVNWIPSDIEIADEAEIAYFTGCTASLRMRTVAAAGMRILNKLDIPFTYLGEEEECCGSVLLRTGQYRQSGDEEGERIVRKMTENNVKRLKERGVKKVLFSCAGCFRTALLDWGKILDEDIDLQFIHISQFLADVIREGDMEWSDEWDEEMKITYHDPCHLRLDLEIFEDPRYVYENIPGIELVEMERSHNLSRCCGAGGGVKAGIPEVAGNSAETRCRDALETGAEMVSSSCPFCRLNLSDGVKSLMESGEIEEGRLDVEDLVIITAKAMGLKTTLNGEEPEETEEAEEAEEAEEKPEAEE comes from the coding sequence ATGGCTAAAAACGAACCAAATATAGATTTCAAAGCCCTAGAAGCAAAATCAATAATGGAGCTTGATGCATGTACCAGATGTGGTGAATGTGAAGATATCTGTCCAACTAAAGACGCTACAGACGACATAGATGTAGCCCCAAGAAGCAAAATCAATAGGTGGAGACAGTTTATAAACCGTAACTACGGCCTTAAAGCCAAAATATTCGGGCCAGACCCCGTTGAACCAGAAGAAATAGAGAAATTCCGAGACGACCTATACACATGCACAACATGCGGAAGCTGTAAAGAAGTATGCCCCGTAAACATAGACACAGTCGAACTATGGGAATCCCTTAGACAAAACCTAGTTCTAGCCGGAGAAGGCCCATACGGAAAACAAGCAAAATTCACAGAGATACTCCAGAAATACAGCAATCCATACATGGAAGAGAAAGAAGAACGAGTCAACTGGATTCCAAGCGACATCGAGATAGCAGACGAAGCAGAAATAGCATACTTCACCGGATGCACCGCCTCACTACGAATGAGAACAGTTGCTGCAGCAGGAATGAGAATACTTAACAAACTGGATATACCATTCACATATCTAGGTGAAGAAGAAGAGTGCTGTGGATCCGTATTACTGAGAACAGGCCAATACAGACAAAGCGGAGATGAAGAAGGCGAGAGAATCGTGCGTAAAATGACCGAAAACAACGTCAAAAGACTCAAAGAAAGAGGCGTAAAGAAGGTATTGTTCAGTTGCGCAGGATGTTTCAGAACAGCACTACTCGATTGGGGAAAAATACTAGACGAAGACATCGACCTCCAATTCATACATATCTCACAGTTCCTAGCCGATGTAATAAGAGAAGGAGACATGGAGTGGAGTGATGAATGGGACGAAGAAATGAAGATAACATACCACGACCCATGCCACCTAAGGCTAGACCTCGAGATATTCGAAGACCCAAGATACGTATACGAAAACATCCCCGGAATCGAACTAGTTGAAATGGAAAGAAGCCACAACCTAAGCCGTTGTTGTGGAGCCGGAGGCGGAGTAAAAGCCGGTATACCAGAAGTGGCTGGAAATTCAGCCGAAACAAGATGTAGAGACGCATTAGAAACCGGAGCAGAAATGGTTTCAAGTTCATGTCCATTCTGCCGACTAAACCTAAGCGATGGAGTAAAAAGCCTAATGGAAAGCGGAGAAATAGAAGAAGGCCGACTCGACGTAGAAGACCTCGTAATAATAACAGCCAAAGCAATGGGCCTAAAAACAACCCTAAATGGCGAAGAACCTGAAGAAACAGAAGAGGCAGAAGAGGCAGAAGAGGCAGAAGAAAAACCTGAGGCAGAAGAATAA
- a CDS encoding transcriptional regulator, which yields MTQALKDEVVAILKEGGYKVSDECNVYPKSFDFVAKNGEQIFVLKLLVDINSLREDVAFRLVEISRLFMATPIVVGLKNRGDPMNRGVVYNRYGVKAVSPETLYDYVVEDVPFVVYSAPGGNYAKINSERLRRARVEKGISQGELASKLGVSRSAIRKYEEGGDVNLDVAMRIEEVFDIPLFEKVDISPDEDVEIGLDKIENPVLGLLSSLGMMVLPTDRAPFNALSRTERQAYLTGIESYNERLKKKASIISSVSGTIDYGCFMVVKETKKDRSNIEDAPIVFEQEISDFESVEDLLGLIDDRCP from the coding sequence ATGACTCAAGCTCTGAAGGATGAGGTTGTAGCCATCTTGAAAGAGGGTGGCTATAAGGTTTCTGATGAATGTAATGTGTATCCTAAGAGCTTTGATTTTGTTGCTAAGAATGGTGAACAGATATTTGTTTTAAAGTTGCTTGTTGACATCAATAGCCTTAGAGAGGATGTTGCGTTCAGGCTTGTTGAGATATCACGTCTTTTTATGGCCACCCCTATTGTTGTTGGCCTTAAAAATAGGGGAGACCCTATGAATCGTGGGGTTGTTTACAATAGGTATGGGGTTAAGGCTGTTTCTCCTGAAACTCTTTATGACTATGTTGTTGAGGATGTTCCCTTTGTAGTTTATTCTGCTCCTGGCGGTAATTATGCTAAGATAAATAGTGAGCGTTTGAGAAGAGCTAGGGTTGAGAAAGGAATTTCTCAGGGAGAGTTGGCTTCAAAACTCGGTGTTTCGAGAAGTGCTATCCGTAAGTATGAGGAGGGTGGTGATGTAAACCTCGATGTAGCTATGAGGATTGAGGAGGTATTTGATATTCCTTTGTTTGAAAAGGTTGATATCTCTCCAGATGAAGATGTTGAGATTGGTCTTGATAAGATAGAAAACCCTGTTTTAGGTTTGCTTTCTTCTCTCGGAATGATGGTGTTACCTACTGATCGAGCGCCGTTTAATGCTCTTTCAAGAACCGAACGGCAGGCTTATTTAACTGGTATAGAGTCTTATAATGAAAGGCTTAAGAAGAAGGCTAGTATCATTAGTAGTGTTTCTGGAACCATTGATTATGGTTGTTTTATGGTTGTGAAGGAGACTAAAAAGGATAGGTCGAATATTGAGGATGCTCCTATAGTTTTTGAGCAAGAGATAAGTGATTTCGAGTCTGTTGAGGACCTTCTTGGGTTGATTGATGATAGATGTCCTTAA